A segment of the Syntrophorhabdaceae bacterium genome:
TTATATGAAGAGGTTAAAGGAATTGGCGGCTACAGGAAAGATGAACGACCTAAACCTCGTGGTCCTCGACTTCAGCCTTTTCGGGATAATCAACTGGTTTCAGAGGTGGTACCGGGAAGAAGGGGCGCTGTCTCCTGAGGAGATAGCCCAGAACCTTCTTAACCTTGTACTGCATGGCATATTGAAGGACAAAAGTGAATAATTATCAGGAAAGGAGCACGAATGGATGAACCTTTAAGACATGTATTTCCAGGCATCTTTGAGGACAGCAAGAATCCAAGATTAATCGGAGGACATTGTTCTGACTGCAAGAGAAAGTTTTTTCCTAAACCTCTTGTATGTCCCTATTGCCTGGGACCTGTAGAGGCCACACCGCTTTCAAGGAAAGGTGTGATATACAGTTTTAGCATTATCCGGGTAAAACCACCATTCGGTTTACCACAGCCCTACCCGGTAGGATTTGTCGATCTGGTCGAAGATGGTCTTCGCATAGTGACCCTTCTCGATCCTTCAAAGACCGGGGAGTTGGCTATCGGGAAAGACGTTCATCTCATGGTGGTGCCACTGGGTGTGGACGCCGGCGGACAGCCTTGCTTACGGTACTACTTCACGCCGGCGTGAAAGGAGACAGAATGAGAAAAGTCGATATTATTGGTATTGGGATGACCAGCTTTGGGAAACATCAAGACAAATCCTTCATCGAGTTGGCCGTGCCGCCCATCCTGGAGGCCCTCAAGGATGCAAACATCAAACCATCCCAGGTGGAAGCAGGCTTCTGCTCATATGCGCTCGCCGGGAAGCTGTTCGGTGCCGTGACGGCCGGGCAGACGATCCTGTGGCATGCAGGGATCAGTCGGGTTCCCATAGTTAATGTAGAGAACGCCTGTACCTCCGGATCCACGGCGTTCCATCTGGCCTGGATGGGAATAGCTTCAGGG
Coding sequences within it:
- a CDS encoding OB-fold domain-containing protein; this encodes MDEPLRHVFPGIFEDSKNPRLIGGHCSDCKRKFFPKPLVCPYCLGPVEATPLSRKGVIYSFSIIRVKPPFGLPQPYPVGFVDLVEDGLRIVTLLDPSKTGELAIGKDVHLMVVPLGVDAGGQPCLRYYFTPA